A window from Raphanus sativus cultivar WK10039 unplaced genomic scaffold, ASM80110v3 Scaffold1902, whole genome shotgun sequence encodes these proteins:
- the LOC130504943 gene encoding meiosis-specific protein ASY2-like, producing the protein MRRGAALSQFLNGAWRLAVALTIIGAEAGVPLSVRAFEELVSAKIKGGLISLKIRPNYNVVTGYPNKTNNWQRSYFYVKSDRAAFEEPLKTGYRVLWTERWWLFRTPQSTRRIFGERASDRIAETGHWNNFSYQRISRSIGWISQQVWRSDTIPIIANKTKRLNLFNSAEQREVNRARAMRTLPNLSLVVARKAGFAKKPQPDTAVSPDFGDPNVTESDVEARLRGKRRRRFLAIRSSSVEEGELKDLEPSGGSKDEVVPESLPTGSRDEDPPVTSSKAEKKKKKKKKKRNAEVIPRGSSEELDDELVDATRSGESLAPENEDAQAESAPQVTEGTVAVSKKKKKKKKRSCPDKVSFSYDRDVPLAHDEQECGRLSHGDWNILVRKYDEELKGAFEMVRKQKGLSRRATRALNNSVREKNEAVAREEELKKELDEQRAIMATELASARELVKRAEEEKAQMRKRNAELQGKNTTLEKEVVAASLEYSKQMDRLRESRKLEVTHERIRVMAAMTGKCARRFRNIQDREKRRDEFEDARCMLGQARGMRDCLEALRESGKDIPQETIDTYSDLEKYYEGETVRLEVGVIPDSDLTLSPLVLESRFVIEEILEKVDKHGSNLELIDSDAARALRSPSDGFIRDLLDTVQSPARPDAAVPVKVPDAGVPERLVTISDSSSLGTSDPDASEGLSDPNREISLVSPPSKGQGAGEIPPVKPFGHVSSSDAPEKKDPPAEG; encoded by the exons ATGCGACGAGGAGCCGCTCTTAGTCAATTTCTGAATGGTGCGTGGCGGCTGGCCGTCGCACTGACGATTATCGGAGCGGAAGCCGGTGTTCCTCTCAGTGTTCGAGCTTTCGAGGAATTAGTGTCGGCGAAGATAAAGGGCGGATTGATTTCGTTGAAGATCCGTCCCAACTATAATGTGGTGACCGGCTACCCCAATAAGACGAACAACTGGCAGCGTTCCTACTTTTACGTCAAATCTGACAGGGCTGCGTTCGAAGAACCGCTGAAGACCGGCTACCGTGTTTTATGGACCGAGAGATGG TGGCTCTTCCGAACACCGCAGAGTACGAGGAGGATTTTTGGAGAGCGCGCGTCTGATCGCATCGCAGAAACAGGCCATTGGAATAATTTCTCCTATCAGAGGATTAGTCGATCGATCGGGTGGATTAGTCAGC AGGTTTGGCGTTCGGATACAATCCCTATAATCGCGAATAAGACGAAGAGGCTCAATTTATTCAATTCAGCCGAGCAAAGGGAAGTAAATCGAGCAAGAGCGATGAGGACTTTGCCGAATTTGAGTCTGGTGGTCGCGAGGAAAGCCGGCTTCGCGAAGAAGCCGCAGCCTGATACTGCAGTTTCGCCCGATTTCGGAGATCCGAACGTGACTGAGTCCGATGTTGAGGCTCGGCTG AGAGGGAAAAGAAGAAGGCGCTTCCTGGCGATTCGGTCCtcgtctgtcgaggaaggcgaGCTCAAGGACCTGGAGCCGAGTGGCGGCTCCAAAGATGAGGTGGTCCCCGAGTCGCTGCCCACTGGTAGCCGTGACGAAGATCCGCCGGTAACTTCGTCAAAGgctgagaaaaaaaagaagaagaagaagaagaagaggaacgCTGAAGTGATTCCTCGAGGTTCTTCCGAAGAGCTGGACGACGAGCTGGTGGACGCCACCCGTTCCGGGGAATCATTGGCTCCGGAGAATGAGGACGCGCAAGCTGAATCTGCTCCTCAGGTCACCGAAGGGACCGTGGCTGTCtcgaaaaagaagaagaagaagaaaaagaggagTTGTCCTGACAAAGTCTCTTTTTCCTATGATCGCGATGTCCCCTTAGCGCACGACGAACAGGAGTGCGGTCGTTTG AGTCACGGGGACTGGAACATCTTAGTCAGGAAGTATGACGAAGAGCTGAAGGGGGCTTTTGAGATGGTTCGTAAGCAGAAGGGACTCAGCAGACGCGCGACCCGGGCTCTGAATAATTCAGTTCGTGAAAAGAACGAGGCGGTTGCTCGGGAGGAAGAGTTGAAGAAGGAGCTTGACGAGCAGCGGGCGATCATGGCGACCGAACTGGCGTCTGCCCGGGAGTTGGTGAAGCGGGCGGAGGAGGAGAAAGCCCAGATGCGGAAGAGGAACGCTGAGCTGCAGGGCAAGAACACGACCCTTGAGAAAGAGGTGGTTGCTGCGTCCTTAGAGTATTCCAAGCAGATGGATCGCCTGAGGGAGTCTCGTAAGCTTGAGGTCACCCATGAACGAATCCGTGTAATGGCGGCGATGACCGGGAAATGTGCCCGACGCTTCAGGAATATTCAGGATCGGGAGAAGCGTCGTGACGAGTTCGAGGACGCGCGGTGTATGCTCGGCCAAGCGCGCGGAATGCGAGACTGCCTCGAGGCCTTGAGGGAATCGGGAAAGGATATCCCGCAGGAGACCATTGATACGTACTCCGATTTGGAGAAGTATTATGAAGGGGAGACGGTTCGCCTGGAAGTAGGCGTGATTCCGGACTCGGATCTGACCTTATCCCCTTTGGTGCTGGAATCCCGGTTCGTGATCGAGGAAATTCTGGAGAAGGTTGACAAACACGGGTCGAATCTCGAACTGATCGATTCCGACGCTGCGAGAGCGCTCCGATCCCCGAGTGACGGATTTATTAGGGATCTCCTCGACACGGTACAATCTCCTGCTCGTCCCGACGCCGCCGTTCCTGTCAAAGTGCCTGATGCCGGCGTCCCGGAGAGGTTGGTCACGATTTCCGACAGCTCGTCTCTCGGAACCTCCGATCCTGATGCGAGCGAAGGCCTCTCGGATCCGAACCGCGAGATCAGCCTGGTCTCTCCGCCGAGCAAGGGTCAAGGCGCCGGCGAGATTCCTCCCGTGAAGCCGTTCGGTCACGTCTCCAGTTCGGACGCTCCTGAGAAGAAAGATCCTCCTGCCGAGGGATGA